One region of Oryza glaberrima chromosome 7, OglaRS2, whole genome shotgun sequence genomic DNA includes:
- the LOC127779948 gene encoding disease resistance protein RGA5-like, producing MIQRRSESSSYVEFPTGAMAAVIPKLSKLLMEEYGLQNSVKEGITFINSELESMQAEVDKISKVPLDQLGSQIKIWARDVRELSYDIEDNVDTFMLCVDDLEARKKHDFTWLIDKYCKSLSELKIRHKIANDIKHDMIPVKVVVERHDRYNADDVDSKLPSIIDPRILKLYDNVTKPVGVDKAIGDLIKKLSMETDESSQKLKMISVVGFGGLGKTTLAKEVFSMLRVQFSYACFVSVGRKPDIKKVLKRILIEVNKQKHMSNLAKISERHLIDEIREYLENRRYLVVMDDIWEISTWDIIKCAIVDSNCGSRVITTTRISQVAEEVGDIYNMEPLSDDNSKRLFNRRIFGADCIGTTNNQSIDAMEKVLKKCGGVPLSIITIASLLVDKPLEDWSNVYDSIGFWLEDNEAVQNTRKILSFSYNDMPSYLKNCLLHLRIFPEDCWIEKESLIWKWIAEGFVHVEQGKGLFEVGERYFTELINKSMIQPMDLINYEGTLDGCRIHDMVLDLIRIISTEENSTLVFDKMHEEHNTSLLSRNVRRLALHISWNQDIDNNLPVDMARLRSFNAFECPTSMMPPLLDFHALRVLALEDCDITGGFFLKHLGNLQQLRYLGMRNTGKVELPQEIGNLRHLQTLDVRDSFLDALPVTVYELSKLLCLCMHSFTEVPAGLGNLKSLQELWVYVSDDSCPNFAAELRKLTDLKILHINWYWEVDDVSLKDLVESLRSLRGIEDLDFFSCSDAEMSGWEGWEPPRQMRKFSIDNVRVTLPRLPSWVNSTCVPHLSHLDLRVKAMEMQDLEALARISDLRFLSVNVEAGFSWTVPGGSGLFPNLRRCRTDIALTFLHGAMPMLMEIELCVVASGGSATSYDVGLGNLLLLKTVEVWIACEGATSSQVEEAEAVLRHAVDVHPNRPTFDVHQFNRYWLIKEDKEDGDDEDISATDQEHDSCAMKEAKRTRLSD from the exons ATGATACAGCGTAGAAGTGAATCATCATCATACGTGGAGTTCCCCACAGGGGCAATGGCCGCAGTCATCCCCAAGCTGAGCAAGCTGCTCATGGAAGAGTATGGACTACAAAATAGTGTGAAGGAGGGGATCACTTTTATCAATTCTGAGCTTGAGAGCATGCAAGCTGAGGTTGACAAGATCTCAAAGGTGCCACTAGATCAACTTGGCAGTCAAATCAAGATTTGGGCTAGAGATGTTCGAGAGCTATCTTATGACATCGAGGACAATGTTGATACATTCATGCTATGTGTTGATGATCTTGAGGCACGCAAGAAGCATGACTTCACATGGTTAATTGACAAGTATTGTAAGTCATTGTCCGAGCTAAAGATCCGTCACAAAATAGCCAATGACATCAAACATGACATGATCCCAGTAAAGGTAGTTGTGGAACGACATGATAGGTATAATGCTGATGATGTTGATTCTAAGCTTCCATCAATTATCGACCCTCGCATCTTGAAACTTTATGACAATGTCACCAAGCCTGTTGGTGTTGACAAGGCAATTGGTGATCTAATTAAGAAGTTGTCCATGGAGACCGATGAGTCATCCCAGAAGCTCAAGATGATATCGGTTGTTGGGTTTGGAGGATTGGGCAAGACAACTCTTGCCAAAGAAGTTTTTAGCATGCTTAGAGTGCAATTTAGCTATGCTTGTTTTGTTTCAGTGGGTCGGAAACCTGATATAAAGAAAGTTTTGAAGCGCATCCTGATTGAAGTTAATAAGCAGAAGCACATGTCCAATCTAGCAAAAATAAGTGAAAGACATCTGATTGATGAGATCCGAGAATATCTCGAAAACAGGAG GTATTTGGTTGTTATGGATGACATATGGGAGATATCCACATGGGACATTATTAAATGTGCTATCGTAGATAGTAATTGCGGAAGTAGAGTAATTACAACTACTCGTATTTCCCAAGTTGCTGAAGAAGTTGGTGATATTTATAACATGGAGCCACTTTCTGATGATAATTCAAAAAGATTATTCAATAGAAGAATATTTGGTGCTGACTGCATAGGTACAACTAATAATCAATCAATTGACGCAATGGAAAAGGTACTAAAGAAATGTGGTGGTGTTCCATTGTCTATTATTACAATAGCTAGTTTGTTGGTTGATAAACCTCTGGAGGATTGGTCTAACGTGTATGACTCAATTGGTTTTTGGCTAGAAGATAATGAAGCAGTTCAGAACACGAGGAAAATACTATCTTTTAGCTACAATGATATGCCTTCATACCTAAAGAATTGTTTGTTGCACCTAAGAATTTTCCCAGAAGATTGTTGGATTGAGAAAGAGTCTTTGATATGGAAATGGATAGCCGAAGGCTTCGTACATGTGGAACAAGGAAAAGGGTTATTTGAGGTTGGTGAAAGATACTTTACTGAGCTTATTAACAAAAGCATGATCCAACCAATGGATTTGATCAATTATGAGGGCACCTTGGATGGTTGCCGTATCCACGATATGGTTTTGGACCTTATCCGCATTATTTCAACTGAGGAAAACTCTACACTAGTTTTTGATAAAATGCATGAAGAGCACAACACATCTCTGTTGAGCAGAAATGTCCGTAGGTTAGCACTGCATATTAGTTGGAATCAAGATATAGACAATAACCTTCCTGTGGACATGGCACGTCTCAGGTCATTCAACGCCTTTGAGTGTCCTACAAGCATGATGCCTCCACTTCTGGACTTCCATGCTCTACGTGTGCTAGCACTAGAAGATTGTGATATCACCGGAGGTTTCTTTCTCAAGCATCTTGGGAACCTACAACAGTTGAGGTATCTAGGAATGAGAAACACTGGTAAAGTTGAGCTCCCACAGGAAATAGGGAATCTTAGGCACTTGCAAACATTGGATGTCAGGGATAGTTTTCTTGATGCACTTCCAGTAACTGTTTATGAACTAAGCAAGCTGCTATGCTTATGCATGCACTCATTCACTGAAGTTCCTGCTGGTCTCGGGAATCTGAAGTCCCTACAGGAGCTTTGGGTCTATGTATCGGATGACAGCTGCCCAAACTTTGCTGCGGAGCTGCGCAAACTAACTGATCTGAAAATTCTCCACATTAATTGGTATTGGGAAGTAGACGATGTCTCGCTGAAGGATTTGGTGGAGTCTCTCCGCAGCCTGCGTGGAATCGAGgacctagattttttttcctgttcagATGCTGAGATGAGTGGCTGGGAAGGTTGGGAGCCTCCCCGGCAGATGCGCAAGTTCTCTATAGACAATGTCCGTGTCACCCTGCCACGGTTGCCGTCGTGGGTGAACTCTACTTGCGTCCCACATCTCTCCCACCTGGACCTTCGAGTGAAGGCCATGGAGATGCAGGACCTTGAAGCCCTTGCGAGAATATCAGATCTCCGCTTCCTCTCTGTGAATGTCGAGGCAGGATTTTCATGGACCGTCCCCGGCGGTAGTGGATTATTCCCAAACCTGAGGCGCTGCCGCACGGACATTGCGCTCACATTTTTGCATGGGGCGATGCCGATGCTCATGGAGATTGAATTGTGTGTGGTGGCATCCGGGGGTAGTGCCACCAGCTATGACGTTGGCTTGGGGAACCTCTTACTCCTGAAGACCGTGGAAGTTTGGATAGCTTGTGAGGGTGCGACGTCCAGTCAGGTAGAGGAAGCAGAGGCGGTGCTGAGGCATGCTGTTGATGTTCACCCCAACCGTCCCACCTTTGATGTGCACCAGTTTAACCGATAt TGGCTGATAAAGGAAGACAAagaagatggtgatgatgaggaTATTTCAGCAACCGACCAAGAG CATGACAGTTGTGCGATGAAGGAGGCAAAGAGGACACGGCTTTCAGATTAA